A region from the Actinoplanes sp. OR16 genome encodes:
- the metH gene encoding methionine synthase, translating to MASSLTTLRELLAERILVLDGAWGTMLQGAKLAPADYRNELIPADHPQDVTGDPDLLILTRPDVILDVHRQYLAAGADITTTNTFTATSIAQADYGLEHLVREMNVQGARLARQAADEAAARDGRPRFVAGSVGPLNVTLSLSPKVEDPAYRAVTFDQVKATYAEQIAALAEGGVDLLLVETIFDTLNAKAAIAAAREVAPELPLWISVTIVDLSGRTLSGQTVEAFWRSIERAHPLVVGVNCALGAAEARPHVAELARLSDVFVASHPNAGLPNAFGGYDETPAQTSALIAGFAEDGLVNIVGGCCGTTPAHIGAIAEAVAGFSPRVIDPPAPTTRFSGLEPFAIGPDTGFVMIGERTNVTGSAKFRRLIEADDYQAAVDVALEQVRGGANLLDVNMDADLLDSVRAMTTFLNLIATEPEVARIPIMIDSSKWEVLEAGLKCVQGKGVVNSISLKEGPAQFLSQARKIRSFGAGVVVMAFDEQGQADTTDRKVSICGRAYDLLVEDGFDPNDIIFDPNVLAVATGISEHNGYAKAFIDALPLIKERCPGARTSGGISNLSFAFRGNDVVREAMHSAFLFHAVKAGLDMGIVNAGQLAVYQDIPAELLELVEDVIFDRRPDATDRLVTFASTVTGSGAKREIDLSWREAPVEERLSHALVHGIVDFIEADTEEARKKLPRPLDVIEGPLMDGMGIVGDLFGSGKMFLPQVVKSARVMKRSVAYLLPYMEKEKAEGSRGQGKVVLATVKGDVHDIGKNIVGVVLGCNNYEVIDLGVMVPTAKILDTAVAEGADVIGLSGLITPSLDEMVAVGAEMQRRGIKLPLLIGGATTSKQHTAVRIAPAYDGPTVHVLDASRVVGVVSHLLDPERSPVLDRDNRAEQERLRVAHEQRHSQPLLTLAQARANKESVDFGDLPTPAFTGVREIAPTIAELRQMIDWQFLFLAWELKGKYPAILDQPVARELFDDANTLLDQIIADGSFQARGRYGFWPAHSSGDDILLDNGFSFPMLRQQTEKPAGRANRCLADYIAPSGDHLGGFAVAIHGADELARKYEAEHDDYRAIMVKALADRLAEAFAEYLHLKARRDWFEPDAQPVLADLHAERFRGIRPALGYPACPDHSEKKDLFKLLGTDAIGVHLTESFAMTPAAAVSGLIFAHPESRYFTVGRLAKDQIEDYATRRGLPVTEVERWLRPNLAYNID from the coding sequence ATGGCTTCTTCTCTGACCACCCTGCGCGAGCTGCTCGCCGAGCGGATCCTGGTGCTCGACGGCGCGTGGGGCACCATGCTCCAGGGCGCCAAGCTGGCACCGGCCGACTACCGCAACGAGCTGATCCCGGCCGACCACCCGCAGGACGTCACCGGCGACCCCGACCTGCTGATCCTGACCCGGCCGGACGTCATCCTCGACGTGCACCGGCAGTACCTCGCGGCCGGCGCGGACATCACCACCACCAACACGTTCACCGCGACCAGCATCGCGCAGGCCGACTACGGCCTGGAGCACCTGGTCCGGGAGATGAACGTGCAGGGCGCCCGGCTGGCCCGGCAGGCAGCCGACGAGGCCGCCGCCCGGGACGGCCGCCCGCGGTTCGTCGCCGGTTCGGTCGGCCCGCTCAACGTGACGCTCTCGCTGTCGCCGAAGGTCGAGGACCCGGCGTACCGTGCGGTCACCTTCGACCAGGTCAAGGCGACCTACGCGGAACAGATCGCGGCCCTGGCGGAGGGCGGCGTCGACCTGCTCCTGGTCGAGACGATCTTCGACACGCTCAACGCCAAGGCGGCCATCGCGGCGGCCCGTGAGGTCGCCCCCGAGCTGCCGCTCTGGATCTCCGTGACGATCGTGGACCTCTCCGGCCGGACCCTCTCCGGTCAGACCGTCGAGGCCTTCTGGCGCTCGATCGAGCGCGCCCACCCGCTGGTCGTCGGCGTGAACTGCGCGCTCGGCGCGGCCGAGGCCCGCCCGCACGTGGCCGAGTTGGCCCGGCTCTCCGACGTCTTCGTCGCCTCGCACCCGAACGCCGGCCTGCCGAACGCCTTCGGTGGCTACGACGAGACCCCGGCGCAGACCAGCGCGCTGATCGCCGGATTCGCCGAGGACGGCCTGGTCAACATCGTCGGCGGCTGCTGCGGCACCACCCCGGCGCACATCGGTGCGATCGCCGAGGCCGTGGCCGGCTTCTCTCCCCGGGTGATCGACCCGCCGGCGCCGACCACCCGGTTCTCCGGCCTGGAGCCGTTCGCGATCGGCCCGGACACCGGCTTCGTCATGATCGGCGAGCGGACGAACGTCACCGGCTCGGCGAAGTTCCGCCGGCTCATCGAGGCCGACGACTACCAGGCCGCCGTCGACGTGGCGTTGGAGCAGGTCCGCGGCGGCGCCAACCTGCTCGACGTGAACATGGACGCCGACCTGCTGGACAGCGTGCGGGCGATGACCACGTTCCTCAACCTGATCGCGACCGAGCCCGAGGTGGCCCGGATTCCGATCATGATCGACAGCTCGAAGTGGGAGGTTCTCGAAGCCGGCCTCAAGTGCGTGCAGGGCAAGGGCGTGGTCAACTCGATCAGCCTGAAGGAGGGCCCTGCGCAGTTCTTGTCGCAGGCGCGCAAGATCCGTTCGTTCGGCGCCGGCGTGGTGGTGATGGCGTTCGACGAGCAGGGGCAGGCCGACACCACTGACCGTAAGGTCTCCATCTGCGGGCGCGCCTACGACCTGCTCGTCGAGGACGGCTTCGACCCGAACGACATCATCTTCGACCCGAACGTGCTCGCCGTCGCGACCGGCATCTCCGAGCACAACGGCTACGCGAAGGCGTTCATCGACGCCCTCCCGCTGATCAAGGAGCGCTGCCCGGGCGCCCGCACCAGCGGCGGCATCTCGAACCTGTCCTTCGCGTTCCGCGGCAACGACGTGGTCCGCGAGGCCATGCACTCGGCGTTCCTCTTCCACGCCGTGAAGGCCGGCCTGGACATGGGCATCGTCAACGCCGGTCAGCTCGCCGTCTACCAGGACATCCCGGCCGAGCTGCTGGAACTCGTCGAGGACGTCATCTTCGACCGCCGCCCGGACGCCACCGACCGCCTGGTCACCTTCGCCTCCACGGTCACCGGCAGCGGCGCCAAGCGCGAGATCGACCTCTCCTGGCGGGAGGCCCCGGTCGAGGAGCGGCTCTCGCACGCCCTGGTGCACGGCATCGTCGACTTCATCGAGGCGGACACCGAGGAGGCCCGGAAGAAGCTGCCCCGGCCGCTCGACGTCATCGAGGGCCCGCTCATGGACGGCATGGGCATCGTGGGCGACCTGTTCGGCTCCGGCAAGATGTTCCTGCCGCAGGTCGTCAAGAGCGCCCGGGTGATGAAGCGGTCGGTCGCCTACCTCCTGCCGTACATGGAGAAGGAGAAGGCCGAGGGCTCCCGCGGCCAGGGCAAGGTCGTGCTCGCCACGGTCAAGGGCGACGTCCACGACATCGGCAAGAACATCGTCGGTGTCGTGCTGGGCTGCAACAACTACGAGGTGATCGACCTCGGCGTGATGGTGCCGACCGCCAAGATCCTGGACACCGCGGTGGCCGAGGGCGCCGACGTGATCGGCCTGTCCGGTCTCATCACGCCGTCGCTGGACGAGATGGTCGCGGTCGGCGCCGAGATGCAGCGCCGCGGGATCAAGCTGCCGCTGCTGATCGGCGGCGCCACCACGTCGAAGCAGCACACGGCGGTGCGGATCGCCCCGGCGTACGACGGCCCGACCGTCCACGTCCTGGACGCCTCCCGGGTCGTCGGCGTCGTCTCCCACCTGCTCGACCCGGAACGCTCGCCCGTTCTGGACCGGGACAACCGCGCCGAGCAGGAGCGCCTCCGGGTGGCCCACGAGCAGCGTCACTCGCAGCCGCTGCTCACCCTCGCGCAGGCGCGGGCGAACAAGGAGTCGGTCGACTTCGGCGACCTGCCCACCCCGGCCTTCACCGGCGTGCGCGAGATCGCCCCGACGATCGCCGAACTCCGCCAGATGATCGACTGGCAGTTCCTGTTCCTCGCGTGGGAGCTGAAGGGCAAGTACCCGGCGATCCTCGACCAGCCGGTCGCCCGGGAACTGTTCGACGACGCGAACACGCTGCTCGACCAGATCATCGCGGACGGCTCGTTCCAGGCCCGCGGCCGCTACGGCTTCTGGCCCGCCCACTCGTCCGGCGACGACATCCTGCTGGACAACGGCTTCTCGTTCCCGATGCTGCGCCAGCAGACCGAGAAGCCGGCCGGCCGTGCGAACCGCTGCCTCGCCGACTACATCGCGCCCTCCGGTGACCACCTCGGCGGTTTCGCCGTCGCCATCCACGGCGCCGACGAACTCGCCCGCAAGTACGAGGCCGAGCACGACGACTACCGCGCCATCATGGTGAAGGCCCTCGCCGACCGCCTGGCCGAGGCGTTCGCCGAGTACCTGCACCTGAAGGCCCGCCGCGACTGGTTCGAGCCGGACGCCCAGCCGGTCCTGGCCGACCTGCACGCCGAGCGTTTCCGCGGCATCCGCCCGGCCCTCGGTTACCCGGCCTGCCCGGACCACAGCGAGAAGAAGGACCTCTTCAAGCTGCTCGGCACCGACGCGATCGGCGTGCACCTCACCGAGTCCTTCGCGATGACCCCGGCAGCGGCGGTGAGCGGCCTCATCTTCGCCCACCCGGAGTCCCGCTACTTCACCGTCGGCCGCCTCGCCAAGGACCAGATCGAGGACTACGCCACCCGCCGCGGCCTACCGGTCACCGAGGTCGAGCGCTGGCTGCGGCCCAACCTCGCCTACAACATCGACTGA
- a CDS encoding DUF1707 domain-containing protein, with the protein MQPGTRLRTSDTEREQVAEILRAAMAEGRLDLGEGEERLAAAYAAKYRDELAPLTADLPDGGRAALARTPTARAATRRSLRRHGSFILILAGVLTGLWMLSGAHFFWPVIPIAFLVMGLIRHARHGRYEFRYSYAHGRC; encoded by the coding sequence ATGCAACCCGGCACCCGGCTCCGCACCTCCGACACCGAACGTGAACAGGTCGCCGAGATCCTCCGGGCCGCGATGGCCGAGGGGCGTCTCGATCTCGGGGAGGGGGAGGAACGGCTCGCCGCGGCGTACGCGGCTAAGTATCGCGACGAGCTAGCGCCGCTCACCGCCGATCTCCCCGACGGTGGCCGCGCCGCCCTGGCCCGGACACCGACCGCACGGGCCGCGACGCGCCGCTCCCTGAGACGGCACGGCAGCTTCATCCTGATCCTCGCGGGAGTCCTCACCGGACTGTGGATGCTCTCCGGCGCTCACTTCTTCTGGCCGGTCATCCCGATCGCGTTCCTGGTCATGGGATTGATCCGGCACGCGCGCCACGGGCGCTACGAATTCCGGTACAGCTACGCCCACGGGAGGTGCTGA
- a CDS encoding response regulator transcription factor: MISVVLADDQALVRAGFRALLGAEADITVVGEAADGLQAVKLVREKRPDVVLMDIRMPGVDGLEATRRIAADPESAATRVVILTTFELDEYVFEALRTGASGFLVKDTEPVELLRAVRVVAAGEALLSPSVTRRVIGEFAAGPGQGRVPVPARELEQLTDREREVMVLVAEGLSNDEIAGRLMISPATAKTHVSRTMIKLGARDRTQLVVLAYEGGLIKPGWLTG, encoded by the coding sequence GTGATTTCGGTGGTTCTGGCGGATGATCAGGCGCTGGTGCGGGCTGGGTTTCGGGCTCTGCTCGGCGCTGAGGCGGACATCACTGTGGTCGGGGAGGCGGCTGACGGGCTGCAGGCGGTGAAGCTCGTTCGGGAGAAGCGGCCGGATGTCGTGCTGATGGACATCCGGATGCCCGGAGTTGACGGCTTGGAGGCGACCCGGCGGATCGCGGCCGACCCGGAGTCGGCGGCCACGCGGGTGGTGATCCTTACGACGTTCGAGCTGGACGAATACGTGTTCGAGGCGCTTCGGACGGGTGCCTCCGGGTTCCTGGTCAAGGACACCGAGCCGGTGGAACTGCTGCGGGCGGTTCGGGTGGTGGCGGCCGGGGAGGCGCTGCTCTCGCCGAGTGTGACGCGGCGGGTGATCGGTGAGTTCGCGGCCGGGCCCGGGCAGGGACGCGTGCCGGTGCCCGCACGGGAGCTGGAACAGCTGACCGACCGGGAGAGGGAGGTGATGGTGCTGGTCGCCGAAGGACTGTCGAACGACGAGATCGCCGGCCGGTTGATGATCAGTCCGGCTACGGCGAAGACGCACGTCAGCCGGACGATGATCAAGTTGGGAGCGCGGGATCGGACGCAGTTGGTGGTGCTGGCCTACGAGGGAGGCCTGATCAAACCGGGCTGGCTGACCGGCTGA
- a CDS encoding sensor histidine kinase — protein MRHPGGSSGRRDQPGRPDRHGWQGWHHRRGRRDWPGQIDWTWQRPEPPPRPPWARSRRQRQWPAGAVIGAVLFHVLGVRDYTVHHDLDALVYALLLAGPLALLWRRRAPIAVFAVAASGSIAFASIASPHWSYAVAPVIALYSVSCGGRHRVAAVAGGSAYAAYLLVTLVLMERIGLPGTPPGLRESLLLGAAVAGAVLAGVVARSYGEQVAAITKVREEQDRARAEQERRQASEERLRIARELHDVLGHHLSLINVQAGVGLHLMDSRPEQAREALSAIKTASAEALREVRSVLGVLRTEGEAAPRKPALGLNRLEELTADAGFPVRTVVKGEPRELPAEVDRAAYRIVQEALTNVRRHAGPSPDAVVTINYLPSALHFSIRNDGPATDPPTSPLTDPSTNQGADPATDQSATRERSSLRDPPRDASRDGLRDGPRGVDPGVGGPGEGGSGIAGMRARAESLGGRFAAGMLAEGGFLVSVVLPVGSQE, from the coding sequence ATGAGGCATCCGGGCGGTTCGTCAGGCCGGCGTGACCAGCCCGGACGACCGGACCGGCACGGCTGGCAAGGCTGGCACCATCGGCGAGGCCGGCGCGACTGGCCGGGACAGATCGACTGGACGTGGCAGCGGCCCGAGCCGCCACCACGACCGCCGTGGGCGCGGTCCCGCAGGCAGAGGCAGTGGCCGGCCGGCGCGGTGATCGGCGCGGTGCTGTTCCATGTGCTCGGCGTCCGCGACTACACGGTGCATCACGACCTCGACGCCCTGGTCTACGCGCTGTTGCTGGCCGGGCCGCTGGCGCTGCTCTGGCGGCGGCGGGCGCCGATCGCCGTGTTCGCGGTGGCGGCGTCCGGGTCGATCGCGTTCGCCTCCATCGCGTCACCGCACTGGAGTTATGCGGTGGCGCCGGTCATCGCGCTCTACTCGGTGTCCTGCGGGGGCCGGCATCGAGTGGCGGCGGTCGCGGGCGGTTCGGCGTACGCGGCCTATCTGCTCGTCACGCTCGTGCTGATGGAGCGGATCGGGCTGCCCGGCACCCCGCCCGGGCTCCGCGAGTCGTTGCTTCTCGGTGCGGCGGTGGCCGGGGCGGTGCTCGCCGGCGTGGTGGCGCGAAGTTACGGGGAGCAGGTCGCGGCGATCACCAAGGTTCGCGAGGAGCAGGACCGCGCCCGCGCCGAGCAGGAACGCCGGCAGGCCTCCGAGGAGCGGCTGCGGATCGCGCGCGAGCTGCACGACGTGCTCGGCCACCACCTGTCTCTGATCAATGTGCAGGCCGGTGTCGGGCTGCATCTCATGGACAGCCGGCCGGAGCAGGCACGGGAGGCGCTGTCGGCGATCAAGACGGCCAGCGCGGAGGCCCTGCGGGAGGTGCGGTCGGTGCTGGGCGTTCTGCGTACCGAGGGGGAGGCCGCCCCTCGCAAGCCGGCCCTCGGCCTGAACCGGCTCGAGGAGCTGACGGCGGACGCGGGGTTCCCGGTCCGGACCGTGGTCAAGGGAGAGCCCCGCGAGCTGCCGGCCGAGGTGGACCGAGCCGCCTACCGGATCGTCCAGGAGGCCCTGACCAACGTTCGCCGGCACGCGGGCCCGTCACCGGACGCCGTCGTGACGATCAACTACCTGCCGTCAGCCCTGCACTTCTCCATCCGCAACGACGGCCCGGCGACGGATCCGCCGACGAGCCCACTCACCGACCCGTCCACGAACCAGGGCGCAGATCCGGCCACTGACCAGTCCGCCACCCGAGAGCGATCCTCCCTCCGGGACCCACCCCGTGATGCTTCCCGCGACGGGCTTCGCGACGGGCCTCGGGGTGTGGACCCTGGTGTCGGCGGACCGGGGGAGGGGGGTAGCGGCATCGCAGGGATGCGAGCCCGGGCCGAGAGCCTGGGCGGGCGCTTCGCAGCGGGCATGCTCGCGGAGGGCGGTTTCCTGGTGTCCGTGGTGCTGCCGGTGGGGAGCCAGGAGTGA
- a CDS encoding glucosidase, translating to MSERDRLAQADSGEQPWRSWGPYLAERAWGTVREDYSEHGTAWDYFPHDHARSRAYRWNEDGMAGLCDDRQTFCFALALWNGKDPILKERMFGLGGDGGNHGEDAKDYWWYQDSTPTHSWMSWRYHYPQDEFPYDQLVRVNGQRSRNEGEYELVDTGVFDQDRFWAVTVDYAKASPKDVCIAITVSNRGPETATLHVLPTLWFRNTWSWGMPNRSVPVIEGAPGRLAGTHGSLEHITLEGDGDPEPLLCDNETNSQRLWGLPGRSPYPKDGINDYLIHGMPTVNPLGTGTKGALHYEISLESGESRTLRLRLAQSDAALDLGASWDDAMRQRRTEADTFFDDVIPKKADKEEKAVARQAIAGLMWGKQFYHFDVKQWLVGDPANSPPPPGRRYGRNSGWWHMNSFDVISMPDPWEYPWYAAWDLAFHCVSIARVDPGFAKSQLLLLLREWYMHPNGQIPAYEWSFADVNPPVHAWAALRVFEIDGSRDHDFLSRVMHKLLLNFTWWVNRKDVGGNNVFEGGFLGLDNVGPFDRSAALPVAGVLEQSDGTGWMAMYALNLLDMAIILALHDRAYEDMATKFFEHFTYIAEAAYRQGLWDDEDSFFYDVLRLPDGHKVPLKARSIVGLLPLAATTRLTSETLNRLPSLNSRVRWMVHTQRDYGDVISARRLGGTDRRQQRLLSMVGQDQLLRILARLLDPEEFLSPYGLRTLSRSHLEKPFTVSLGGSDFTVGYEPAESTSGLFGGNSNWRGPIWMPVNFLLVEAVREFAAFYGSDLKVEYPTGSQNKVPLTEVADDLSRRLIALFVPDESGKRPIYGATSLFQTHPDWKDLISFPEYFHGDNGAGLGAWHQTGWTALVVDLIFDLHRN from the coding sequence GTGTCGGAGCGCGATCGCCTGGCTCAGGCCGACTCCGGCGAGCAGCCGTGGCGCTCGTGGGGTCCCTACCTGGCCGAACGCGCCTGGGGCACGGTCCGCGAGGACTACAGCGAGCACGGTACGGCGTGGGACTACTTTCCCCACGATCACGCCCGATCCCGGGCGTACCGGTGGAACGAGGACGGCATGGCCGGCCTCTGCGACGACCGGCAGACGTTCTGTTTCGCCCTCGCGCTCTGGAACGGCAAGGACCCGATCCTGAAGGAGCGGATGTTCGGGCTGGGCGGCGACGGCGGCAATCACGGCGAGGACGCCAAGGACTACTGGTGGTACCAGGATTCGACGCCGACCCATTCCTGGATGTCCTGGCGGTACCACTATCCACAGGACGAGTTCCCGTACGACCAACTGGTCCGTGTGAACGGCCAGCGCTCCCGCAACGAGGGGGAGTACGAACTGGTCGACACCGGTGTCTTCGACCAGGACCGCTTCTGGGCGGTGACCGTCGACTACGCGAAGGCGTCACCGAAGGACGTCTGCATCGCGATCACCGTCAGCAACCGGGGTCCCGAGACGGCCACCCTGCACGTGCTGCCGACGCTCTGGTTCCGCAACACCTGGTCGTGGGGCATGCCGAACCGCAGCGTGCCGGTGATCGAGGGTGCGCCGGGCCGGCTCGCGGGCACGCACGGCTCGCTGGAGCACATCACGCTCGAAGGTGACGGCGATCCGGAGCCGCTGCTCTGCGACAACGAGACGAATTCGCAGCGGCTGTGGGGGCTGCCGGGCCGCAGTCCCTATCCGAAGGACGGGATCAACGACTACCTGATCCACGGGATGCCGACGGTGAATCCGCTCGGCACCGGCACCAAAGGCGCACTACATTATGAAATTTCCCTTGAATCCGGTGAAAGCCGGACATTGCGCCTGAGGCTCGCGCAGAGCGACGCGGCTTTGGATCTTGGAGCGTCGTGGGATGACGCCATGCGGCAACGCCGAACGGAAGCCGACACCTTTTTCGACGACGTTATCCCGAAAAAAGCGGACAAAGAGGAAAAGGCGGTAGCCCGCCAGGCCATCGCCGGCCTCATGTGGGGCAAGCAGTTCTACCACTTCGACGTGAAGCAGTGGCTGGTCGGCGACCCGGCCAACTCGCCACCACCGCCCGGCCGGCGCTACGGCCGCAACAGCGGCTGGTGGCACATGAACAGCTTCGACGTGATCAGCATGCCGGATCCGTGGGAGTACCCGTGGTACGCCGCCTGGGACCTGGCCTTCCACTGCGTCAGCATCGCGCGCGTCGACCCCGGATTCGCGAAGTCCCAGCTGCTGTTGCTGCTCCGCGAGTGGTACATGCACCCCAACGGCCAGATCCCCGCGTACGAGTGGTCCTTCGCCGACGTGAACCCGCCCGTCCACGCCTGGGCCGCCCTGCGCGTCTTCGAGATCGACGGCTCCCGGGACCACGACTTCCTCTCCCGGGTCATGCACAAGCTGCTGCTCAACTTCACCTGGTGGGTGAACCGCAAGGACGTCGGCGGCAACAACGTCTTCGAGGGCGGTTTCCTCGGCCTGGACAACGTCGGCCCGTTCGACCGGTCGGCGGCCCTGCCCGTAGCCGGGGTGCTGGAACAGTCCGACGGCACGGGCTGGATGGCGATGTACGCCCTCAACCTGCTCGATATGGCGATCATCCTGGCGCTGCACGATCGGGCGTACGAGGACATGGCCACGAAGTTCTTCGAGCACTTCACGTACATCGCGGAGGCGGCGTACCGGCAGGGGCTCTGGGACGACGAGGACAGCTTCTTCTACGACGTGCTGCGGCTGCCGGACGGTCACAAGGTCCCGCTGAAGGCCCGCTCGATCGTCGGCCTGCTGCCGCTCGCCGCCACGACCCGGCTCACGTCGGAGACGCTGAACCGGCTGCCGTCGCTGAACTCCCGGGTGCGCTGGATGGTCCACACGCAGCGCGACTACGGCGACGTGATCAGCGCCCGGCGGCTGGGCGGCACGGACCGGCGTCAGCAGCGGCTGCTCAGCATGGTGGGGCAGGATCAGCTGCTCCGGATCCTGGCGCGTCTGCTGGATCCCGAGGAGTTCCTCTCCCCGTACGGCCTGCGCACCCTGTCGCGGTCCCATCTCGAGAAGCCGTTCACCGTCTCGCTGGGCGGATCCGACTTCACCGTCGGTTACGAGCCGGCGGAGAGCACCAGCGGTCTCTTCGGCGGCAACTCGAACTGGCGCGGCCCGATCTGGATGCCGGTGAACTTCCTGCTGGTGGAGGCGGTGCGGGAGTTCGCTGCCTTCTACGGCTCGGACCTGAAGGTGGAGTACCCGACGGGTTCGCAGAACAAGGTGCCGCTCACCGAGGTCGCTGACGACCTGTCGCGGCGGTTGATCGCCCTGTTCGTGCCGGATGAATCAGGAAAAAGACCTATTTATGGGGCGACGTCCCTGTTCCAGACCCATCCGGACTGGAAAGACCTGATCTCCTTCCCGGAGTACTTCCACGGCGACAACGGCGCCGGCCTGGGCGCCTGGCACCAGACCGGCTGGACCGCCTTGGTCGTAGACCTCATCTTCGACCTGCACCGGAATTAG
- a CDS encoding metal-dependent hydrolase — protein sequence MMGPSHALSGAAAWLAGSWALAQFAGVSQSPLEVAVGTAVCAGGALLPDLDMSGKVTRNQGGATVARTFGVASLFVAEVVEKFSLGVYTATKLSRDPRRDNGHRTFTHTLPFCALIGWGTTALATAYGKWAVVGIVFFMAGLALRGLFDEWAERAGWVIVTLASGFIAWFTAANLPGDRGYPLLGLAVAIGCFVHLLGDMITKNGVPILWPIPINRRMWRMIGIPNSMAVKVGGKVEVVVLRTAFTIISLLSIAGLFIPSVLDRLNEDFWASR from the coding sequence ATGATGGGTCCGTCGCACGCGCTCTCGGGCGCGGCCGCCTGGCTGGCGGGTAGCTGGGCGCTCGCTCAGTTCGCCGGCGTCAGCCAGTCACCGCTCGAGGTCGCGGTCGGAACGGCGGTCTGCGCCGGTGGCGCGCTGCTGCCGGACCTGGACATGTCCGGCAAGGTCACCCGGAACCAGGGTGGTGCGACGGTCGCGCGGACGTTCGGGGTCGCCTCGCTGTTCGTCGCCGAGGTGGTCGAGAAGTTCTCGCTCGGCGTCTATACGGCGACGAAGCTGAGCAGGGACCCGCGGCGGGACAACGGGCACCGGACGTTCACCCACACGCTGCCGTTCTGCGCGTTGATCGGCTGGGGCACCACGGCGCTGGCGACGGCGTACGGGAAATGGGCTGTCGTCGGCATCGTCTTCTTCATGGCCGGTCTGGCGCTGCGTGGCCTCTTCGACGAGTGGGCCGAGCGCGCCGGGTGGGTCATCGTGACGCTCGCGTCCGGGTTCATCGCCTGGTTCACCGCTGCCAACCTGCCCGGCGACCGCGGCTATCCGCTGCTGGGCCTGGCCGTGGCGATCGGCTGCTTCGTGCACCTGCTCGGCGACATGATCACTAAGAACGGCGTGCCGATTCTCTGGCCGATACCGATCAACCGTCGCATGTGGCGCATGATCGGCATCCCGAACAGCATGGCCGTCAAGGTGGGCGGGAAGGTCGAGGTGGTGGTGCTGCGTACTGCCTTCACCATCATCTCGCTGCTGTCGATCGCGGGACTCTTCATCCCGAGCGTGCTCGATCGCCTGAACGAGGACTTCTGGGCCAGCCGCTGA
- a CDS encoding NUDIX domain-containing protein encodes MPASEYVTDLRSKVGTGLIMFPTVTAVVFNDLGEILLHQRSDNARWTLIAGIMDPGEQPADAVVREVEEETAVQIKIERLAGIALHEVTYPNGDQCQMVNTWFRCRAVGGDARVNDSESLQVGWFALDALPELNPYAHHRIRTSLPEEAPAWYAAPGGEMIPGW; translated from the coding sequence GTGCCTGCTTCCGAATACGTCACCGACCTGCGCTCCAAGGTCGGCACCGGCCTGATCATGTTCCCGACGGTGACCGCGGTGGTCTTCAACGACCTCGGCGAGATCCTCCTCCACCAGCGCAGCGACAACGCCCGCTGGACCCTGATCGCCGGCATCATGGACCCCGGCGAGCAACCGGCCGACGCGGTGGTCCGCGAGGTCGAGGAGGAGACCGCCGTCCAGATCAAGATCGAGCGCCTGGCCGGGATCGCCCTGCACGAGGTCACCTACCCGAACGGCGACCAGTGCCAGATGGTCAACACCTGGTTCCGCTGCCGAGCCGTAGGCGGCGACGCCCGCGTCAACGACTCCGAGTCCCTCCAGGTCGGCTGGTTCGCCCTGGACGCCCTGCCGGAGCTGAACCCCTACGCCCACCACCGCATCCGCACCTCCCTACCCGAAGAGGCCCCCGCCTGGTACGCCGCGCCCGGCGGCGAAATGATCCCAGGCTGGTGA